The following is a genomic window from Bactrocera tryoni isolate S06 chromosome 2, CSIRO_BtryS06_freeze2, whole genome shotgun sequence.
TTTAGGACACCATGACTATACTAAAGGCTAAGGGACATACATTCCCAGAGTTGAAAGAAGCAGATGCTATGTTCACAGCTGACACTGCGCCAATTTGGGCTGATGGCAAAGTTTGTCATCGCTGTCGCGACGAATTTAACTTCACCAATCGTAAGCATCATTGCCGCAATTGTGGTCAGGTGTTTTGCGGTAGATGTTCCAGCAAACAATGTCCACTACCTAAATTTGGCATTGAAAAAGATGTAAAGCTTTTCAGGCTAGAcgtttaatacaatttttctaaatatattaatttttgtttaggtGCGCGTTTGTGACGGCTGCTATATAATGTTGCAACGTCCGAATGCCAAGCCAGCAGTACGTACTGCAGCTGAGAGTGATTTGCCAGCTGAATATGTCAATAGTTCGCTTTCACAGCAAGTGCAGGTGAGTGTGAGTGtgcaattttcttaaaattcttTGTAACATTTGCAACACAAAGAACTTTAAGCTATTTATCATATTTGTTTATAGACGCCACCACGTAAAAGTGAGCAAGaattaaaagaagaagaagaactgcaGCTAGCTTTAGCGCTGAGTCAATCGGAGGCCgaggaaaagaagaaacaacaacaacaacatgtaagTAAGAACGTTATCTTATCGAAACTTTGATAAACAAAGACAAAATAAGAGTAAGAgcccaaataataatattttttgtatcaaTTTACTTTAGTCATTGGCCGCTTACCGTTTGCAACAACGTTCGCCCAGTCCCGAAGCACCACCAGCACCCAAAGAATATCAGCAAGAAGAAACAAATCCGGATCTGGCTAAATATTTGAATCGCTCTTATTGGGAACAACGTAAAGTGAACGAATCGCCCTTGGCGAGCCCGTCAGCACCGAGCCCAATGCCTACGCCGCAACCACAAGCACAACAGGCACCTATACAGCCAAAGgtgtttatattaaatattattagtcATTTGTTTATACAATAAAGTGTGTTTACTAATTATCATTTTTCCTAACAGTCAGCTGATGAGGTGCAAATCGATGAATTCGCAGCGAATATGCGCGCACAAGtggatatttttgtaaatcgcATGAAATCGAATTCCAGTCGTGGACGCAGCATTTCAAATGACTCTTCCGTGCAAACACTCTTCATGAATTTAACTTCATTGCATTCACAGCAACTTTCCTACATTAAAGAGATGGATGACAAGCGCATGTGGTACGAACAATTACAGGATAAATTGGCGCAAATCAAGGACTCACGTGCCGCGCTAGATGTTCTCCGACAGGAGCATGTTGAAAAGCTGCGACGCATCGCCGAAGAGCAAGAGCGTCAACGACAAATACAAATGGCACAGAAATTGGAGATAATGCGTAAGAAGAAGCAAGAATATTTGCAATATCAACGACAACTAGCGCTACAGCGCATACAAGAACAAGAACGTGAAATGCAGTTGCGTCAAGAGCAGCAGAAAGCACAATATCTCATGGGGCAGACAGCATTCCCCTTTATGCCGCCGGGTGTTGTTGCAGGCCCACAAGGTTCGCCGTCACATCAAATGAATAATGTTTACAATCCTTATGCGTTTAATCCGAATTCACCGGGACCACTAAATGCCGCTGGTGGTGGTGGAGCCCAATACAATCAAACAGGTGGTATGATGAATCCAGCTGGTGGACCTATGGCACCAGGTGCCATACCACCAGGTATGTATGCAGCAGGTGGTGTAGTGCCAGGTCAACCGAATCAACAGCACCCAGGTATGATGCTGCAGCAGGGACCAATACCACAGCAAGGTATGATGCCGCCAGGTGCACCGCAAATGGGTGACAGCGTGCCAAATATACAAGGTAAGTGCATACAATTAATGTTGGCActttaaatagttaaaaaaaaaaactgtcttCTGTCACTTTTTAGCTCAACAACCGCCAAATCCAGCTTTAggaccacaacaacaacagcaacaaccacagcaTCCTTCGCAGTTGACGCATgtaatgttgcaacaacaaaatgttttgCAAACTCATCCACCTATACAAATGCCACCACACCAGGCACAGCAACAACAGGTAccccaacagcaacagcagccacCTCAGCAGCAACCACAACAAGTTCCACAACCACAACAAGTtccacaaccacaacaacaacaaccaccaccaccaccgccgcaacaacaaatgcaacaacaacaagcacagaTACAAGCTGTTGCTGCCGCACCCGCACCACCACAATCTGAACCAGAGCCACCAGCCGCCGCCGCCCCCGAAGAACCCGCTACAGCGGAGTTAATAAGTTTTGATTAATCTTACTCACCTACTAACTGTTAAactttaaatgaatttaatatctaaaaacacatttatatgcatacatacatacatatatacatataatatagtaGTAATATTAATCATTCCTTGAACGACTATATATAAACgataaaaaaactaaactaaactaaattaCTGAGTTTCAAATTAATCAGCTTTTACTACTTTATATATGCCAAGTACGTAAATATAAAACGTGAGTGccgaaaatatgaatttaatccATTGGCATCCCAAAAAAAACTtagttaaaaaagttaaaatattttccagaatttataaaaatgtttcagtTTCGAAGTAATGGAATTAAATacattataaatacataaatgtagtAGTTTTCGATTTCTTGATTGGAGTTTTGAGGTGAGTTTAGGCGTTTGTCGTCAATATAAACCAACTAGTTTTTGTAGTGGCAGAAAGCATTCCAGAAGTCAATACCCACAACAGCCAGTTCTACTTTACCGGATGTGACCTgaattttatccgaccaagggctgttacTTCGAGGACTTAAAACTGTTTGGCCAAGGACTGTGAACTCGGCAGAtttctgtcgctacaacaataacaacacgaCTATAGTGGGTCCGTAGGTGTTGAAGGTCAGCTAAGTCACGCGGGTGTACTTTAGTGGAAAGAAGATTAGGCAATTGAGCCTATGAGCGCTTGCAATAATCT
Proteins encoded in this region:
- the LOC120768599 gene encoding hepatocyte growth factor-regulated tyrosine kinase substrate isoform X3, with translation MFKSSFEKNLENATSHLRLEPEWPSILLICDEINQKDVSPKNAFAAIKKKMTSPNPHSACYALLVLESVVKNCGAPMHDEVFTRENCEMFSNFLEQTPHENVRQKMLELVQTWAYAFRSSEKYQSIKDTMTILKAKGHTFPELKEADAMFTADTAPIWADGKVCHRCRDEFNFTNRKHHCRNCGQVFCGRCSSKQCPLPKFGIEKDVRVCDGCYIMLQRPNAKPAVRTAAESDLPAEYVNSSLSQQVQVSTPPRKSEQELKEEEELQLALALSQSEAEEKKKQQQQHSLAAYRLQQRSPSPEAPPAPKEYQQEETNPDLAKYLNRSYWEQRKVNESPLASPSAPSPMPTPQPQAQQAPIQPKSADEVQIDEFAANMRAQVDIFVNRMKSNSSRGRSISNDSSVQTLFMNLTSLHSQQLSYIKEMDDKRMWYEQLQDKLAQIKDSRAALDVLRQEHVEKLRRIAEEQERQRQIQMAQKLEIMRKKKQEYLQYQRQLALQRIQEQEREMQLRQEQQKAQYLMGQTAFPFMPPGVVAGPQGSPSHQMNNVYNPYAFNPNSPGPLNAAGGGGAQYNQTGGMMNPAGGPMAPGAIPPGMYAAGGVVPGQPNQQHPGMMLQQGPIPQQGMMPPGAPQMGDSVPNIQAQQPPNPALGPQQQQQQPQHPSQLTHVMLQQQNVLQTHPPIQMPPHQAQQQQVPQQQQQPPQQQPQQVPQPQQQQAQIQAVAAAPAPPQSEPEPPAAAAPEEPATAELISFD
- the LOC120768599 gene encoding hepatocyte growth factor-regulated tyrosine kinase substrate isoform X1, encoding MFKSSFEKNLENATSHLRLEPEWPSILLICDEINQKDVSPKNAFAAIKKKMTSPNPHSACYALLVLESVVKNCGAPMHDEVFTRENCEMFSNFLEQTPHENVRQKMLELVQTWAYAFRSSEKYQSIKDTMTILKAKGHTFPELKEADAMFTADTAPIWADGKVCHRCRDEFNFTNRKHHCRNCGQVFCGRCSSKQCPLPKFGIEKDVRVCDGCYIMLQRPNAKPAVRTAAESDLPAEYVNSSLSQQVQVSTPPRKSEQELKEEEELQLALALSQSEAEEKKKQQQQHSLAAYRLQQRSPSPEAPPAPKEYQQEETNPDLAKYLNRSYWEQRKVNESPLASPSAPSPMPTPQPQAQQAPIQPKSADEVQIDEFAANMRAQVDIFVNRMKSNSSRGRSISNDSSVQTLFMNLTSLHSQQLSYIKEMDDKRMWYEQLQDKLAQIKDSRAALDVLRQEHVEKLRRIAEEQERQRQIQMAQKLEIMRKKKQEYLQYQRQLALQRIQEQEREMQLRQEQQKAQYLMGQTAFPFMPPGVVAGPQGSPSHQMNNVYNPYAFNPNSPGPLNAAGGGGAQYNQTGGMMNPAGGPMAPGAIPPGMYAAGGVVPGQPNQQHPGMMLQQGPIPQQGMMPPGAPQMGDSVPNIQAQQPPNPALGPQQQQQQPQHPSQLTHVMLQQQNVLQTHPPIQMPPHQAQQQQVPQQQQQPPQQQPQQVPQPQQVPQPQQQQPPPPPPQQQMQQQQAQIQAVAAAPAPPQSEPEPPAAAAPEEPATAELISFD
- the LOC120768599 gene encoding hepatocyte growth factor-regulated tyrosine kinase substrate isoform X2, with the protein product MFKSSFEKNLENATSHLRLEPEWPSILLICDEINQKDVSPKNAFAAIKKKMTSPNPHSACYALLVLESVVKNCGAPMHDEVFTRENCEMFSNFLEQTPHENVRQKMLELVQTWAYAFRSSEKYQSIKDTMTILKAKGHTFPELKEADAMFTADTAPIWADGKVCHRCRDEFNFTNRKHHCRNCGQVFCGRCSSKQCPLPKFGIEKDVRVCDGCYIMLQRPNAKPAVRTAAESDLPAEYVNSSLSQQVQTPPRKSEQELKEEEELQLALALSQSEAEEKKKQQQQHSLAAYRLQQRSPSPEAPPAPKEYQQEETNPDLAKYLNRSYWEQRKVNESPLASPSAPSPMPTPQPQAQQAPIQPKSADEVQIDEFAANMRAQVDIFVNRMKSNSSRGRSISNDSSVQTLFMNLTSLHSQQLSYIKEMDDKRMWYEQLQDKLAQIKDSRAALDVLRQEHVEKLRRIAEEQERQRQIQMAQKLEIMRKKKQEYLQYQRQLALQRIQEQEREMQLRQEQQKAQYLMGQTAFPFMPPGVVAGPQGSPSHQMNNVYNPYAFNPNSPGPLNAAGGGGAQYNQTGGMMNPAGGPMAPGAIPPGMYAAGGVVPGQPNQQHPGMMLQQGPIPQQGMMPPGAPQMGDSVPNIQAQQPPNPALGPQQQQQQPQHPSQLTHVMLQQQNVLQTHPPIQMPPHQAQQQQVPQQQQQPPQQQPQQVPQPQQVPQPQQQQPPPPPPQQQMQQQQAQIQAVAAAPAPPQSEPEPPAAAAPEEPATAELISFD